DNA sequence from the Streptomyces sp. HUAS 15-9 genome:
GGCATATGCGGAGTGCGGTTTCCTCAGCGCACGGGTCCATGGGGAGCGGAGGGGTGGGGCGCCATGAGTGAAGGGACGGTCTCTCTTCCCTGGCTCGTGATACGGCAGGACGACAACGGCAATCGCTACCGCGTGGGCAGGTACGCGACGCGGGCCGAGGCCCAGAAGATCGCCGACAGCCTCGACGACCGCGGACACAAGCAGCTCTACTGGGTCGAGCGCATCTCCCAGAACGGAGACGGCGGCACACGCAACTGACCCCGTCCGCGCTCCCGTAGGCTCCCGCCCATGACGGAACGGATCGTGGTGGTGGGAGCCGCCCTGTTCGACGGCGATCGCCTGCTCGCCGCGCGCCGCAGCGCACCCCCCGAGTTGGCCGGCCGCTGGGAGCTGCCGGGCGGCAAGGTCGAACCCGGCGAGAGCCCCGAGGCCGCCCTGGTGCGCGAACTGCGCGAGGAACTCGGCGTCGAGGCCGAGGCCGTCGAGCGCGTCCCGGGGGAGTGGCCGCTGAAACCCCCGTACATGCTGCGGGTGTGGACCGCCCGCCTGCGCCCCGGCTCCGCCGACCCCAAGCCCCTCCAGGACCACGACGAACTGCGCTGGCTCGCCCCCGGTGAGACCTGGTCCGTGGACTGGCTCGACCAGGACGTCGCCGCCGTACGACAGCTCGGGACCCATCCCGAGGCGGGGGCGGGCTGAGAATCCCTACGCCGTTCGTGCCACGCTGCGCCCCTCTGGGCGGTACTGCCCCCCGGATACCGGGTATGTGCCCATTAACACCACGAAATCGGACATGGGTGGGCTCGCTTGCCTGGGAAGTGATCGGGCGTGATCGACACCGAAGGCGACTGTGCCGAATGGACCTTCCCCGCGGATCCCGGTGCCGTGCGCACCGCCCGCACGGCGGTCCGGGCCCAGTTGCTCGGCTGGGGGCTGGACGCCCTCGCGGACATGACGGCGCTGCTGGTCAGCGAGTTGGTGACAAACTCGCTCCGGCACGCCACCGGCCCCATCGGCGTACGCCTCGTACGCCCCACCGGCCTCGGCGACACCCTCCTGGTGGAGGTCTCGGACCCGTTGCCGGACCCGCCGCACGAACGGGTCGCCCATCTCGAGGACGAGAGCGGCCGCGGCATCCAACTGGTCGCCAGTTCCTCGCGCCGCTGGGGGACACGGCCCGGTGAGAACGGCAAGACGGTCTGGTTCGAACTCGCGGTTCCGGGGTGAACTGCGAGCGGCGGGCGTGGTGAAGCGCGCGACGTGGCCTTGGCGGACCGCGCGCCCCGGGGGTGGTGAACGGGGCGCCCGGGGTGTACAGCCCCCCTCCCGCCGTCCATGGAACGGCACTGGCCGATGACCATTGCCGGAGTCTGTGATTCGAGGGCGTGTTCCCTGGTTAGAAGACTGGGAGTGTTGTCGCGGTCCGGTCCGAAAACCGCTTGGGCCGACCTGTGATCGTGAACACCGTGTCGTGCGGCGCCGTAGTGCTGGATACTGCGGGCAGCCGCCTCCGGTGACCGGTGCCGGACGCGGTGAGCTGGAGGGGACGGTTCGCGTGAGCGAGATACCAGCGAAGGCCACGGAGTCCGAGGACCCGTCGGACGGCGCGAGTGCGGGGGGCGTGGATTCTGCCACGGCTCCCGGAGACGCCATGTGGCAGATCAGTCCGCCCGGCTCCATGTACGACTACATCAAGGTCGCGTCCTTCTCCATCGGCCCCGGCGGGCTCGTCGACCAGTGGAGCCTGCGCGCCGAGCAGCTCTTCGGCATCCCCGCCGAGCGTGCCGTGGGCATGGACCCCATCGAGGCCTTCATCGACCCCGATCTGCGCGAGCGGGGCCAGCGCAAGATGGCCGAGATCCTCGATGGGCGGGAGTGGACCGGGGTGGTCCCCTTCCGGGTGCCGGACACGGCGGACGAAGACCGCGGAGAGGAAGCCCTCGCCGAGGTCTACGTCATGCCGACCCGGACCACCGAGGGCGACCGGGCCGCCGTCTGCATCGTGGTCGATGTCCGCACCCTGCGCAGCATCGAAACCGACCTCGCCGCCTCGCAGGCCATTTTCGGTCAATCTCCTTTCGGCTTCCTGCTGATCGACCCCGACCTGCGCGTCCGCCGCGCCAACATGCGGTTCGCCTCGATCTTCGGCGGTACGCCGGACGACCACCGGGGCAAGGGAGTCCACGACTATCTGCCGCGGAGCGAGGCCGAGCGGGTCTCCGCCACCCTGCGCCGGGTCCTGGAGACCGGCAACTCCATCACGGACATGCACGTCACGGGCTTCGTGCCCGGCTCCGAGGAGCGCCGGCACTGGTCCATCAACCTCTATCGCGTGCACAGCGGCAGCGGCCGGCCCATCGGCATCGCCTGGCTGGGCACCGACATCACGGCCCGCCGCGCGGCGGCCCGCGAGGCGGCGGCCGCACGGCGAAATCTCGCCCTCCTCAACGAGGCGGGCGCCCGTATAGGCAACTCCCTGGACCTGGAGACGACGGCTCGCGAACTCCTCGACGTCGTCGTGCCCGGCTTCTGCGACCTCGCCACCGTCGACCTCTATCAGGGCCTCCTGGCGGGCGACGAGACCCCGCCGGGCCTTGCCGACGGCAGCGCGGAACTGCGCCGGGTCGCCTACGCCAGCGCGGTCTCCGACGCGCCGTTCGTCGGCGGCGGCTCGCCGGTCGCGGTCGGCGCGGTCCACCACTACCCCTTCAACTCGCCCTGCGCGGACGCCCTGCGCACCGCCCGCCCGCGGAACGTCCCCGCCGAGGAGGGCGGCCTCGTCCAGTCCACGCTGGCCGTCCCGATGGTCGCCCACGACACGGTCGTGGGACTCGCCCAGTTCTCCCGGACCAAGGGCAGTGAGCCGTTCGGCGAGCGCGACCGGGACCTCGCCGTGGAACTGGCCGCGCGGGCCGCGGTCTGTATCGACAACGCCCGCCTGTACCGCCGCGAGCACGAGCGCGCGCTGATACTGCAACGGTCCCTGCTGCCACCGGGCGACCCCGAGGCGTCCGGCCTGGACATCGCGTGCCGCTATCTGCCCGGCAACGCGGCCACCGAGGTCGGCGGCGACTGGTTCGACGTGATCGAACTCCCGGGTCATCGCACCGCGTTGGTGGTGGGTGACGTCATGGGCCGTGGTCTGCGCGCGGCGGTGGCGATGGGTGAACTCCGCACGGCCGTCCGCACGCTGGCGCTGCTCGACCTGGAACC
Encoded proteins:
- a CDS encoding SPOR domain-containing protein — translated: MSEGTVSLPWLVIRQDDNGNRYRVGRYATRAEAQKIADSLDDRGHKQLYWVERISQNGDGGTRN
- a CDS encoding (deoxy)nucleoside triphosphate pyrophosphohydrolase — protein: MTERIVVVGAALFDGDRLLAARRSAPPELAGRWELPGGKVEPGESPEAALVRELREELGVEAEAVERVPGEWPLKPPYMLRVWTARLRPGSADPKPLQDHDELRWLAPGETWSVDWLDQDVAAVRQLGTHPEAGAG
- a CDS encoding SpoIIE family protein phosphatase, which gives rise to MSEIPAKATESEDPSDGASAGGVDSATAPGDAMWQISPPGSMYDYIKVASFSIGPGGLVDQWSLRAEQLFGIPAERAVGMDPIEAFIDPDLRERGQRKMAEILDGREWTGVVPFRVPDTADEDRGEEALAEVYVMPTRTTEGDRAAVCIVVDVRTLRSIETDLAASQAIFGQSPFGFLLIDPDLRVRRANMRFASIFGGTPDDHRGKGVHDYLPRSEAERVSATLRRVLETGNSITDMHVTGFVPGSEERRHWSINLYRVHSGSGRPIGIAWLGTDITARRAAAREAAAARRNLALLNEAGARIGNSLDLETTARELLDVVVPGFCDLATVDLYQGLLAGDETPPGLADGSAELRRVAYASAVSDAPFVGGGSPVAVGAVHHYPFNSPCADALRTARPRNVPAEEGGLVQSTLAVPMVAHDTVVGLAQFSRTKGSEPFGERDRDLAVELAARAAVCIDNARLYRREHERALILQRSLLPPGDPEASGLDIACRYLPGNAATEVGGDWFDVIELPGHRTALVVGDVMGRGLRAAVAMGELRTAVRTLALLDLEPAEVLSALDEIARGLGTPGGVQQATRAARQPRDADLSEVYLATCVYAVYDSVTRRCTFANAGHLPPVLVEPGEAALMLDVPPGMPLGVGGEPFEEVEVELPEGALLALYTDGLVESRHHPLDEGLQAFVGALTDPTRPLEDVCDHVLNTLDTHHGEDDIALLMARVQGLPADSVGDWALPREPRSVGRAREYARGQLVSWDLEPLVDTTELLVSELVTNALRYGEGEIRLRLLLDRTLVCEVWDSGLVQPRRRRARDTDEGGRGLQLVGLLSAAWGSRRTPRGKTVWFELPLPDGENTLTDPAEALLSLF